The Tachyglossus aculeatus isolate mTacAcu1 chromosome 22, mTacAcu1.pri, whole genome shotgun sequence genome window below encodes:
- the TPH1 gene encoding tryptophan 5-hydroxylase 1 produces MIEDKENKDYSSEGGRAAVIFSLKNEVGGLVKALKLFQEKRINLVHIESRKSKRRNSEFEILVDCDTNREQLNELFQLLKSHTNVMSVNPSANFITQENDMETVPWFPRKISDLDKCSNRVLMYGAELDADHPGFKDNVYRKRRKYFADLAMNYKHGDPIPKIEFTKEEINTWGTVFRELNKLYPTHACREYLKNLPLLAKRCDYREDNIPQLEDVSRFLKERTGFSIRPVAGYLSPRDFLAGLAFRVFHCTQYVRHSSDPLYTPEPDTCHELLGHVPLLAEPSFAQFSQEIGLASLGASDEAVQKLATCYFFTVEFGLCKQDGQLRVYGAGLLSSIGELEHALSGNAKVKPFDPKITCNQECIITTFQEVYFVSESFEEAKEKMREFAKTIKRPFGVYYNPYIQSVQLLKDSKGIACVVNELRHELDIVSDALAKMSRQLGV; encoded by the exons ATGATTGAAGATAAGGAGAACAAAGACTATTcttcagaaggagggagggcagctgTCATTTTTTCCTTAAAGAACGAAGTTGGAGGGCTTGTAAAAGCTCTTAAACTCTTTCAG GAGAAGCGTATAAATCTGGTGCACATTGAGTCTAGAAAATCAAAGAGAAGAAACTCGGAATTTGAGATTTTGGTTGATTGTGACACAAACAGAGAACAGTTGAATGAACTCTTTCAGCTGTTGAAGTCCCACACCAATGTGATGTCGGTCAACCCATCAGCAAATTTCATCACCCAGGAGAACG ATATGGAGACTGTCCCCTGGTTTCCAAGGAAAATTTCTGACTTGGATAAATGTTCCAACAGAGTTTTGATGTATGGAGCTGAATTAGACGCGGATCATCCA GGTTTCAAAGACAACGTCTACCGAAAGAGACGAAAATATTTTGCAGACTTGGCAATGAACTATAAACA CGGCGACCCCATCCCTAAGATCGAATTCACCAAAGAGGAGATTAACACCTGGGGAACGGTGTTCCGTGAGCTCAACAAACTCTACCCAACCCACGCCTGCAGAGAATACCTTAAAAACTTACCACTGCTAGCCAAACGCTGTGATTATCGAGAAGATAATATCCCCCAGCTGGAAGATGTATCCCGGTTCTTAAAAG AACGCACTGGCTTCTCCATCCGTCCCGTGGCTGGTTATCTGTCACCAAGAGACTTCTTAGCGGGTTTAGCGTTCAGAGTTTTCCACTGCACTCAGTATGTAAGACACAGCTCAGACCCCCTCTATACTCCAGAGCC AGATACCTGCCATGAGCTCCTAGGCCACGTTCCCCTTCTGGCCGAGCCCAGCTTCGCTCAGTTCTCTCAAGAAATCGGCTTGGCATCCCTAGGAGCGTCCGACGAAGCTGTTCAAAAACTGGCAACG tgctACTTCTTCACCGTGGAGTTTGGCTTATGTAAACAAGATGGGCAACTGAGAGTCTATGGGGCAGGTTTACTTTCTTCCATCGGTGAGCTCGAA CATGCTCTTTCTGGAAATGCCAAAGTAAAGCCCTTTGATCCGAAGATCACCTGCAATCAAGAGTGCATTATCACAACTTTCCAGGAAGTCTACTTTGTTTCTGAAAGTTTTGAAGAGGCAAAGGAGAAGATGAG GGAATTTGCCAAGACGATTAAGCGACCCTTTGGGGTGTATTACAACCCATACATCCAGAGTGtgcagctcctcaaggacagcaAGGGCATCGCCTGTGTGGTGAACGAATTGCGGCATGAACTCGACATCGTCAGCGACGCCCTCGCGAAAATGAGTAGACAACTTGGGGTCTAA